The following proteins come from a genomic window of Heyndrickxia acidicola:
- a CDS encoding DinB family protein, which produces MIQLALKMYDYHVWANQTLFNRLKELSNDVYHLEIQSVFPTISKVVSHMYIVDNFGFTLFLVKTCQKHWK; this is translated from the coding sequence ATGATTCAACTTGCACTAAAAATGTATGACTATCATGTTTGGGCAAATCAAACACTATTTAATCGATTAAAAGAGCTATCTAATGATGTTTATCATCTAGAAATTCAAAGCGTTTTTCCCACTATATCCAAAGTGGTTTCTCACATGTATATCGTCGATAACTTTGGTTTCACATTATTTCTGGTAAAAACATGCCAGAAGCATTGGAAATAG
- a CDS encoding DEAD/DEAH box helicase: MSTNKFDVYPFKSYIISAIDELGFHEPTEIQKKMIPTIMRGESAIGQSQTGTGKTHAYLLPILNEINPDLDEVQAVITAPTRELSNQIYQEILKIAKFADSGEQSIKARCYIGGTDKQRTIEKLKKQPHIVVGTPGRINDLVKEQALFVHTASKLVVDEADLMLDMGFLFDVDQIAAKMPKDLQILVFSATIPEKLKPFLKKYMENPAYEHVQPKQISAENIEHVLVPLKSRQKIDLLHDLLIVYNPYLAIVFTNTKTMADQVADQLIEKGLKVGRIHGDLSPRERTKVMKQIRNLDFQYIVATDLAARGIDIAGVSHVINYELPQDLDFYVHRVGRTARAGYAGIAVTIYEPSDDDALARLEKIGIEFQTMDLQKGVLEQATDRNRRKKRIKQTDEIEEKARNLVKKPKKVKPGYKRKINWKVEEMKKRERRLKKR; encoded by the coding sequence TTGTCAACAAATAAATTTGACGTATATCCGTTTAAATCATACATTATCAGCGCAATCGACGAATTAGGTTTTCACGAGCCTACAGAAATCCAAAAGAAAATGATTCCCACTATTATGCGCGGGGAAAGTGCCATCGGACAATCTCAGACCGGAACAGGAAAAACACATGCTTACTTGCTGCCAATCCTTAATGAAATCAATCCTGATCTGGATGAAGTCCAGGCAGTCATTACAGCCCCAACTCGCGAGCTTTCTAACCAAATTTATCAGGAAATTTTAAAGATCGCAAAATTTGCTGATAGCGGCGAGCAGTCCATTAAAGCACGTTGTTATATTGGAGGCACGGATAAACAAAGAACAATTGAAAAGCTGAAAAAGCAGCCTCATATTGTGGTAGGTACTCCGGGCAGAATTAACGACTTAGTAAAAGAACAGGCATTATTTGTACATACTGCTTCAAAGCTTGTAGTGGATGAAGCCGACTTAATGCTTGACATGGGATTCCTTTTTGATGTGGATCAAATAGCTGCAAAAATGCCTAAGGATCTTCAAATTCTAGTATTTTCTGCCACAATTCCTGAAAAATTGAAGCCATTTTTGAAAAAATATATGGAAAATCCTGCATACGAGCATGTGCAGCCAAAACAAATTTCTGCTGAAAATATTGAACATGTCCTGGTTCCATTAAAGAGCAGACAAAAAATAGACCTGCTCCATGATTTATTGATTGTCTATAATCCCTACCTCGCCATCGTGTTTACCAATACGAAAACAATGGCAGACCAGGTGGCAGACCAGTTAATAGAGAAGGGATTAAAGGTAGGCCGCATACATGGAGACCTTTCTCCTCGTGAAAGAACGAAAGTGATGAAACAAATCCGCAATTTAGATTTCCAATATATTGTTGCGACGGACCTGGCTGCTCGAGGAATAGATATAGCAGGCGTCAGCCATGTCATTAACTATGAATTGCCTCAGGATTTGGATTTTTATGTCCATCGTGTAGGAAGAACGGCAAGAGCCGGATATGCAGGGATTGCTGTAACCATTTACGAACCATCTGACGACGATGCACTAGCCCGTCTAGAGAAAATAGGGATTGAATTCCAAACGATGGATTTGCAAAAGGGCGTACTGGAACAGGCGACGGATCGGAACCGAAGAAAAAAGCGGATTAAGCAAACCGATGAAATAGAGGAAAAAGCAAGAAATCTTGTGAAAAAACCGAAAAAGGTTAAGCCGGGATATAAAAGAAAAATTAACTGGAAAGTGGAAGAAATGAAAAAGAGGGAAAGAAGACTTAAAAAACGTTAA
- a CDS encoding metal ABC transporter ATP-binding protein: MSNNVIDIKNVSFRYEKENVLEHINMEIPKGTFLGLVGPNGSGKSTLLKLVLGLLKPQKGEILLFGQPLSKFKDWSRIGFVSQKANSFNTGFPATVYEVVASGLAKKTGLFSRIGKKQAEEIMKAIVSLGMEDYADRNIGELSGGQQQRVFIARAIVSHPDVLILDEPTVGIDAKHVQSFYEILEKLNRELGITLILVTHDTGTITNKVSQVACLNKHLHFHGDKEEFEKLDEHELSSLYHFNVRVLSRDHEKEGV, encoded by the coding sequence ATGAGCAATAATGTAATTGACATAAAAAATGTAAGTTTTCGATATGAAAAAGAGAATGTACTGGAACATATTAATATGGAAATACCCAAGGGTACTTTTTTAGGACTGGTAGGCCCAAATGGTTCTGGCAAGTCAACTCTATTAAAGCTGGTGCTGGGTTTACTGAAGCCTCAGAAGGGGGAAATTCTTTTATTTGGACAGCCGTTGTCCAAGTTTAAGGATTGGTCGAGAATTGGTTTTGTATCACAGAAGGCCAATTCTTTTAACACCGGTTTCCCTGCCACTGTCTATGAAGTTGTCGCTAGTGGTCTGGCAAAAAAAACAGGGCTATTTTCCCGAATAGGAAAAAAGCAGGCTGAAGAAATTATGAAGGCGATTGTTTCTCTTGGAATGGAAGATTATGCTGACAGAAATATTGGAGAATTATCAGGGGGGCAGCAGCAGCGCGTATTTATTGCCAGAGCCATTGTAAGCCATCCGGATGTGTTAATTTTGGATGAGCCCACTGTCGGTATTGATGCAAAACATGTGCAGTCGTTTTATGAAATACTGGAAAAGCTGAACCGTGAATTAGGCATTACACTTATCTTAGTCACCCATGATACAGGTACCATTACAAATAAGGTATCACAGGTAGCTTGTTTGAATAAGCATTTACATTTTCATGGAGATAAAGAGGAATTTGAAAAGCTAGATGAGCATGAACTCTCCTCACTTTATCATTTTAATGTCCGTGTATTGTCACGTGACCATGAAAAAGAAGGAGTTTAA
- a CDS encoding Fur family transcriptional regulator — translation MKTSEAINILKDKGYKYTGKREQMLELFSSNNKYLTAKEVLEGMKQDYPGLSFDTIYRNLSLFAELGILETTELSGEKHFRFSCSIKTHHHHLICLECGKTKEIEVCPMKQIEEGFDGFTVSGHKFEIYGTCADCH, via the coding sequence ATGAAGACGTCAGAAGCCATAAACATCTTAAAAGACAAAGGGTATAAATATACTGGGAAAAGAGAACAGATGCTTGAATTGTTTTCTTCTAATAATAAATATTTAACAGCTAAGGAAGTACTAGAAGGCATGAAGCAGGACTACCCTGGTTTAAGCTTTGATACGATTTACCGTAACCTAAGCTTGTTTGCAGAATTAGGAATACTGGAGACAACCGAGCTTTCTGGGGAGAAGCACTTTCGTTTCAGTTGTTCAATAAAGACACATCATCATCATCTAATTTGTTTAGAATGCGGAAAAACAAAGGAAATAGAAGTTTGTCCGATGAAGCAGATAGAAGAAGGCTTTGATGGCTTTACAGTTTCAGGACATAAATTTGAAATCTATGGCACTTGTGCGGATTGTCATTAA
- a CDS encoding LysM peptidoglycan-binding domain-containing protein — protein sequence MKKLIGLIAVLIVLYSVYFDLKFGTIPNATVASAANKPDVNQTQPKPASQKSNFKIIEVKPGDTVLSIAAKLEKNNSKIEVAKVIKDFTKLNPGIQPKDIQIGQIYRFPIYQQH from the coding sequence TTGAAAAAATTAATTGGACTCATAGCCGTTCTAATCGTTTTATACAGCGTCTACTTTGATTTGAAATTCGGGACAATCCCTAACGCCACAGTTGCTTCCGCTGCCAATAAGCCTGATGTAAATCAAACACAGCCAAAGCCTGCCTCCCAGAAGTCAAATTTTAAAATTATAGAAGTGAAACCAGGCGATACTGTATTATCTATAGCAGCAAAACTTGAGAAAAACAATAGCAAAATAGAAGTAGCAAAGGTAATAAAGGATTTCACAAAATTAAATCCGGGCATCCAGCCTAAAGATATTCAGATTGGCCAAATCTATCGTTTTCCCATATATCAACAACACTGA
- a CDS encoding DinB family protein, which produces MPEALEIDKQSGEGKDIEEMDRLFYDLSQKYKEVLNKQDDFEKIVVLDIPWDGKRETSLSEMVMHIVTHATYHRGNITSMLRQMGYPSVTTDLTRYWYSEQN; this is translated from the coding sequence ATGCCAGAAGCATTGGAAATAGACAAACAATCAGGAGAAGGAAAAGATATTGAAGAAATGGATAGGTTATTTTACGACTTATCACAAAAATATAAAGAAGTTCTAAACAAGCAAGATGATTTTGAAAAGATAGTAGTACTGGACATTCCATGGGACGGAAAAAGGGAAACTAGTCTTTCTGAAATGGTCATGCACATTGTCACTCATGCAACTTATCACAGGGGAAATATCACTTCGATGTTACGCCAAATGGGTTACCCATCTGTCACAACTGACCTTACGCGTTACTGGTACTCGGAACAAAATTAA
- the ispG gene encoding flavodoxin-dependent (E)-4-hydroxy-3-methylbut-2-enyl-diphosphate synthase has protein sequence MTHRSQTRPVKVGNLTIGGNDELIIQSMTTTKTHDVEATVAQIHRLEEAGCQIVRVAVPDERAANAIPDIKRQINIPLVADIHFDYRLALKAIEGGIDKIRINPGNIGKREKVEAVVKAAKEKGIPIRIGVNAGSLEKHILNKYGYPTADGMVESALHHIKILEDLDFHDIIVSMKASDVQLAIEAYEKAARAFNYPLHLGITESGTLFSGTIKSAAGLGTILSKGIGNTLRVSLSADPVEEIKVARELLKIFGLSSNAATLISCPTCGRIEIDLISIANEVEEYIQTIKAPIKVSVLGCAVNGPGEAREADIGIAGARGEGLLFRKGQIVRKVPEETMVEELKKEIDLVAEEYFKKQEEEKQNA, from the coding sequence ATTACACATCGTTCACAAACCCGCCCTGTCAAAGTAGGTAATTTAACGATTGGCGGGAATGATGAACTAATCATACAAAGCATGACCACAACGAAAACACATGATGTGGAAGCTACAGTTGCCCAGATCCACCGCCTGGAAGAAGCAGGCTGCCAGATCGTAAGGGTTGCAGTACCTGATGAACGTGCAGCCAACGCCATTCCAGACATTAAAAGACAAATTAATATCCCTTTAGTAGCGGATATTCATTTTGATTATCGCTTAGCTTTAAAAGCCATTGAAGGCGGTATTGATAAAATCCGTATTAATCCTGGAAACATCGGCAAAAGAGAAAAAGTTGAAGCAGTTGTAAAGGCGGCAAAAGAAAAAGGGATTCCTATTCGAATTGGCGTAAATGCCGGAAGTCTTGAAAAGCATATTCTAAATAAATATGGCTATCCAACTGCTGACGGCATGGTTGAAAGTGCTCTTCATCACATTAAGATCCTTGAAGATCTTGATTTTCATGATATTATCGTATCCATGAAAGCATCTGATGTGCAGCTTGCCATTGAAGCATACGAGAAAGCTGCAAGAGCATTTAATTATCCATTGCACTTAGGCATTACCGAGTCTGGAACTCTTTTCTCCGGAACCATCAAAAGTGCTGCCGGCCTTGGCACTATCTTAAGTAAAGGCATCGGAAACACACTTCGTGTCTCCCTTAGCGCTGATCCAGTGGAGGAAATTAAGGTTGCCAGAGAACTGTTAAAAATATTTGGTCTTTCTTCCAATGCTGCAACCCTGATTTCCTGTCCTACTTGCGGGCGAATTGAAATTGACCTTATCAGCATTGCAAATGAAGTGGAAGAATATATACAAACAATCAAAGCACCAATAAAAGTCTCTGTTTTAGGATGTGCGGTTAATGGTCCCGGAGAAGCACGTGAAGCTGATATCGGAATAGCTGGCGCACGCGGAGAAGGATTATTATTCCGCAAAGGCCAAATTGTGCGCAAGGTACCGGAAGAAACAATGGTTGAGGAACTAAAGAAAGAAATTGACCTTGTAGCAGAGGAATATTTCAAAAAACAAGAAGAAGAAAAACAAAATGCATAA
- a CDS encoding DUF2624 domain-containing protein — MKLIQNMINFKVNSISGDELFKYAKQFNVSLNQGDADKIATYLRGKRVDLFNDQERTKVIKEIAKITSPETAKQINQVFIQFTK; from the coding sequence ATGAAGCTAATACAAAATATGATTAACTTCAAAGTAAACAGTATTTCCGGCGATGAGTTATTTAAATACGCCAAACAATTCAATGTCTCATTAAATCAAGGAGACGCTGACAAAATCGCTACGTATCTCAGGGGAAAACGTGTCGACTTATTTAACGATCAGGAAAGGACCAAAGTAATAAAAGAAATAGCCAAAATTACCAGCCCTGAGACCGCCAAACAAATTAACCAGGTGTTTATACAGTTCACTAAGTAA
- a CDS encoding metal ABC transporter permease has product MLSDLIHYRFLQDTFLTGIIIGIIAPLLGCFIVVRRLSLIADALSHITLAGIAVSLFISKTCAPLSNLNPLYIGTGFSLLASLFIERLRSIYKHYQELAIPIIMSGGIGIGLIFISLANGFNTDLFNYLFGSVSAVSQTDLYLIIGISIVVIVTIFLLYKELFLLSFDEEYARASGLPAKTIHFIFIVLVALVISVAMRIVGILLVSALMTLPVAASIRISRGFKQTILFSIIFGEIAVIGGLTSAYELNLAPGGAIVVISILLLFVSMMIKRLRGASAISK; this is encoded by the coding sequence ATGCTTTCAGATTTAATACACTACCGATTTTTGCAAGACACATTTTTAACAGGAATCATCATTGGTATCATAGCACCGCTTTTAGGATGTTTTATTGTGGTTAGGAGACTATCGCTTATCGCTGATGCGCTAAGTCATATTACACTTGCAGGTATTGCAGTCAGCTTATTCATCAGTAAAACATGTGCACCGCTTTCAAATCTTAACCCTCTGTACATTGGAACAGGTTTTTCCTTGCTTGCTTCTCTTTTTATCGAAAGACTGAGAAGTATTTATAAGCATTATCAGGAATTGGCGATTCCGATTATTATGTCAGGGGGGATTGGGATCGGTTTGATTTTTATTTCCCTTGCAAATGGTTTTAATACGGACTTATTTAATTACTTATTTGGGAGTGTGAGTGCTGTCAGCCAAACAGATCTTTATTTGATCATTGGCATTAGCATTGTTGTGATTGTAACCATTTTCTTATTATATAAGGAGCTCTTTCTCCTTTCTTTTGATGAGGAATATGCCAGAGCGTCAGGGCTTCCTGCAAAAACGATCCACTTTATTTTTATCGTTCTTGTAGCGCTTGTTATTTCTGTAGCCATGCGAATTGTAGGAATATTACTGGTATCGGCACTTATGACACTTCCAGTAGCTGCGAGCATCCGCATTTCAAGGGGATTTAAACAAACCATATTATTCTCCATTATTTTTGGTGAAATAGCGGTAATTGGCGGACTGACAAGTGCCTATGAATTAAATCTTGCTCCCGGAGGAGCAATCGTAGTCATCTCCATTTTGTTATTGTTTGTTTCCATGATGATTAAACGGTTGAGGGGTGCATCAGCAATAAGTAAATAA
- a CDS encoding Nif3-like dinuclear metal center hexameric protein gives MKTVNGHEIIQLFEAYSPKKYAEPGDPIGLQIGKLNKPVHKIMIALDVLEEVVDEAIEKEVDLIIAHHPPIFRPLKKLVTDQPQGRMLEKLIKHDIAVYAAHTNLDVAPGGVNDLLAEALKLQNTKVLAPTYQEALKKLAVFVPEENATALRAVLAEAGAGAIGEYSHCSFSTNGEGRFLPGENTDPHIGKPGKVETVKEVKIETIYPESLEKKILTAMLKAHPYEEVAYDIIPLANQAKALGLGRIGELSEEMTLEEFAIHVKNSLDVKGVRVVGALKEKVKKVAVLGGDGNKFFSQAKFMGADVFVTGDFYYHNAHDAMNLGLNIVDPGHNVEKVMKKGVANKLAQMSKEKGFNVQFIVSELNTDPFIFL, from the coding sequence ATGAAAACTGTAAACGGACATGAGATAATCCAGCTTTTCGAAGCCTATTCACCCAAAAAATATGCAGAACCTGGAGATCCTATTGGACTTCAGATAGGAAAATTAAACAAGCCTGTACATAAGATAATGATAGCCTTAGATGTGTTGGAAGAAGTCGTGGATGAAGCTATTGAAAAAGAAGTAGATTTAATTATTGCCCATCATCCTCCGATTTTCCGCCCTTTGAAAAAGCTTGTGACTGATCAGCCTCAGGGGAGAATGCTGGAGAAACTCATTAAGCATGATATCGCTGTTTATGCCGCCCACACGAATTTAGATGTGGCTCCTGGGGGCGTGAATGATTTATTGGCGGAAGCGTTAAAGCTTCAAAATACGAAAGTACTGGCGCCAACCTACCAAGAAGCATTAAAGAAGCTGGCTGTTTTTGTTCCTGAAGAGAATGCGACAGCACTTAGGGCAGTATTGGCAGAGGCAGGTGCTGGTGCGATTGGGGAATACAGTCACTGCTCTTTCTCTACAAACGGAGAAGGACGATTTTTACCAGGTGAAAATACTGACCCGCACATAGGCAAGCCCGGCAAGGTGGAGACAGTTAAAGAAGTAAAGATTGAAACCATTTATCCTGAAAGTCTGGAAAAAAAGATTTTAACAGCGATGTTAAAAGCCCATCCGTATGAAGAAGTAGCTTACGATATTATTCCTCTTGCAAATCAAGCCAAAGCGTTAGGGCTGGGAAGAATAGGGGAACTGAGTGAGGAAATGACACTGGAAGAGTTTGCGATTCATGTAAAGAACAGCCTTGATGTTAAGGGTGTCAGAGTAGTGGGGGCTTTAAAGGAAAAAGTGAAGAAAGTGGCTGTGCTCGGAGGAGACGGAAACAAGTTCTTTTCCCAGGCAAAATTCATGGGTGCAGATGTATTTGTAACAGGGGACTTTTATTATCATAATGCCCATGATGCCATGAACCTTGGCTTGAATATTGTGGACCCCGGTCATAATGTGGAGAAGGTTATGAAAAAAGGAGTAGCGAACAAATTAGCCCAAATGAGTAAGGAAAAAGGATTTAATGTTCAATTTATCGTGTCAGAGCTGAACACAGATCCATTTATTTTCTTATAG
- a CDS encoding 5' nucleotidase, NT5C type, which yields MKKRFGIDIDGTVTHPSSLIPYINDQYHLNITLDDITEYNLSAALNLEPKAFYEWFIDTEPKIYSESPLAPGAKEILTKWKNQYHLYFISARSSHLLELTRNWFTKNDLLYDHIELIGSHYKVEAAKKYEVDLFFEDKHDNAVMIHEELQIPVILFDTPYNRDPIPEGVIRVKNWSEANEWVANWDNKA from the coding sequence ATGAAAAAACGATTTGGCATTGATATAGATGGAACAGTTACACATCCCTCTTCCTTAATTCCGTACATAAACGACCAATATCATTTAAACATTACACTTGATGACATTACAGAATATAACTTATCCGCTGCGTTAAATTTAGAGCCCAAGGCTTTTTACGAATGGTTTATTGATACAGAGCCCAAAATCTATTCAGAATCCCCTCTTGCTCCTGGCGCAAAAGAAATTTTAACCAAATGGAAAAATCAATATCATCTTTATTTCATTAGTGCGCGCAGTTCTCATTTATTGGAACTTACCCGGAACTGGTTCACGAAAAATGACTTGCTTTATGATCATATTGAACTAATTGGTTCCCATTATAAAGTAGAAGCAGCTAAAAAATATGAAGTTGATCTGTTCTTTGAGGATAAGCATGATAATGCTGTTATGATCCATGAAGAGCTTCAAATTCCTGTAATCCTCTTTGATACACCTTATAACAGGGATCCTATTCCTGAAGGCGTTATTAGGGTGAAAAACTGGAGCGAAGCAAACGAATGGGTTGCAAACTGGGACAATAAAGCATAA
- a CDS encoding 4-hydroxy-3-methylbut-2-enyl diphosphate reductase, with the protein MEVIKISPRGYCYGVVDAMVVARNAALDKTLPRPIYILGMIVHNKHVTDAFAEEGIITLDGANRKEILEKVQEGTVIFTAHGVSPEVREIASKKGLVTIDATCPDVTKTHDLIREKKAAGYDVIYIGKKGHPEPEGAVGVAPDIVHLVETKEDVQELSIENNKIIVTNQTTMSQWDVSEIMEEVQLKYPHAEKHKEICLATQVRQEAVAQQAGQADVLIVVGDPKSNNSNRLAQVSEQIAHTKAYRIADISEIEIDWIKGAGTVAITAGASTPTPIVREVAAFLEQFDPEDESTWVREKKVPLNKILPKVKKLSAKQ; encoded by the coding sequence ATGGAGGTTATTAAAATTTCCCCCCGTGGTTATTGTTATGGCGTTGTCGATGCAATGGTAGTTGCAAGAAACGCAGCTTTAGATAAAACGCTCCCCCGCCCAATCTATATCCTGGGGATGATCGTTCATAATAAACATGTTACAGATGCGTTTGCTGAAGAAGGAATTATTACTCTTGACGGGGCAAACAGAAAGGAAATTCTTGAAAAGGTTCAAGAAGGCACCGTTATCTTCACTGCCCATGGCGTTTCTCCAGAGGTTAGGGAAATTGCCAGCAAAAAAGGCTTAGTAACAATAGATGCAACCTGCCCGGATGTAACCAAAACACATGATTTAATCAGGGAAAAAAAAGCAGCAGGATATGATGTCATCTACATTGGCAAAAAGGGCCATCCTGAGCCTGAGGGTGCAGTTGGTGTTGCCCCTGATATTGTCCATCTTGTTGAAACAAAGGAAGACGTTCAGGAGCTTTCTATAGAAAATAATAAAATTATCGTAACAAATCAAACGACTATGAGCCAATGGGATGTTTCAGAGATTATGGAAGAGGTACAGCTGAAATACCCGCATGCCGAAAAGCATAAAGAAATCTGCCTTGCCACGCAAGTACGCCAAGAAGCCGTAGCACAACAGGCCGGGCAGGCAGATGTACTCATCGTTGTCGGAGATCCGAAAAGCAACAATTCCAATCGACTGGCACAGGTTTCCGAGCAAATTGCCCATACAAAGGCTTACCGTATTGCCGATATATCTGAAATAGAAATCGACTGGATTAAAGGTGCAGGCACTGTAGCGATTACAGCAGGTGCTTCAACACCTACGCCGATCGTAAGAGAAGTAGCAGCCTTCCTCGAACAATTTGATCCCGAGGATGAATCAACATGGGTCAGAGAAAAAAAAGTGCCATTAAACAAAATTCTGCCAAAGGTCAAGAAATTAAGCGCAAAGCAATAA
- a CDS encoding deoxyribonuclease IV gives MLKIGSHVSMSGKKMLLAAAEEAVSYGANTFMIYTGAPQNTRRKKIEDLNIEAGRAFMEQHGITDIVVHAPYIINIGNTINPATYELGVNFLRSEIERTEAIGARQIVLHPGAHVGEGEEKGIAQIIEGLNEVLTAEQNVQIALETMAGKGSECGRSFEELARIFDGVHFNDKLSVCFDTCHTNDAGYDVKQNFDGVLDEFNKIIGIDRLKVLHINDSKNERGMRKDRHENIGFGHIGFEALNYIVHHPQLQDVPKILETPYVGEDKNNKKPPYKYEIDMLRSGQFDPDLLKKIVK, from the coding sequence ATGTTGAAAATTGGTTCACATGTATCCATGAGCGGAAAGAAGATGCTCTTAGCTGCAGCAGAGGAGGCTGTAAGCTACGGAGCAAATACCTTTATGATCTATACAGGGGCACCTCAGAATACGAGAAGGAAAAAAATTGAGGATTTGAACATTGAAGCAGGACGTGCCTTTATGGAGCAGCATGGTATTACAGACATTGTTGTCCATGCTCCTTATATCATCAATATTGGCAATACCATCAATCCCGCAACCTATGAGCTCGGTGTGAATTTTTTAAGATCTGAAATTGAACGCACAGAGGCCATTGGTGCCAGACAAATTGTTCTTCATCCCGGTGCACACGTTGGTGAGGGGGAGGAAAAAGGGATTGCCCAAATTATTGAAGGCTTAAATGAAGTGCTGACAGCCGAGCAAAACGTCCAGATTGCACTTGAAACAATGGCGGGAAAAGGTTCCGAGTGCGGACGATCCTTCGAAGAACTTGCTAGAATCTTTGATGGTGTACATTTTAATGATAAGCTTTCTGTTTGCTTTGATACCTGCCATACAAACGACGCAGGCTATGATGTAAAGCAAAATTTTGATGGTGTATTAGATGAATTTAATAAAATCATCGGTATCGACAGACTGAAAGTTCTCCATATTAACGACAGTAAAAATGAGAGAGGCATGAGAAAAGATCGGCATGAAAATATCGGTTTTGGCCATATAGGTTTTGAAGCGTTAAATTATATCGTTCATCATCCACAGCTTCAGGATGTTCCGAAAATTCTTGAAACTCCATATGTGGGGGAAGATAAGAATAATAAAAAACCGCCTTATAAGTATGAAATAGATATGCTCAGAAGCGGACAGTTTGATCCAGATTTATTAAAAAAAATTGTAAAATAA
- a CDS encoding YqfQ family protein: MPPGMFPPFSGQMRNGPMQMMGGMGRNPLQTMTGIARNPMQMMGGMSGNPMQAIGRLSSLRPGMSAGGTGANAAASGGRGLLSRLFQRGGTAAAGNVANAATGFQRAAGGGSLLRGLTNPGSINSFLSNTQNVLRTAQQFGPMVQQYGPLVRNLPSMWRMYRSLKNTSSDDETPVDQTDDSTQSEVSAAESQQVESADKTEAPVKNTVKKKTRSTNTSKKATVQKSTGNSSFTKGSSMPKLYV, from the coding sequence ATGCCGCCAGGAATGTTTCCGCCTTTTTCAGGACAAATGCGCAATGGCCCTATGCAAATGATGGGCGGAATGGGCAGAAATCCATTACAGACGATGACGGGTATAGCCAGAAATCCCATGCAAATGATGGGCGGGATGTCCGGTAATCCTATGCAGGCAATTGGCCGTTTGTCGTCTTTAAGGCCAGGAATGTCTGCAGGAGGAACAGGTGCCAATGCAGCAGCAAGCGGCGGCCGCGGGCTCTTGTCAAGGCTGTTTCAACGGGGCGGAACAGCTGCTGCGGGAAATGTGGCCAATGCAGCAACAGGCTTTCAGAGAGCAGCAGGAGGCGGATCGTTACTTAGAGGTTTAACAAACCCCGGCTCTATTAATTCATTCCTAAGCAACACCCAGAATGTCCTTAGAACCGCGCAGCAATTTGGGCCTATGGTGCAGCAATACGGACCACTTGTACGGAATCTTCCTTCCATGTGGAGGATGTATAGAAGCCTTAAAAATACCTCATCTGATGACGAAACCCCGGTTGATCAGACAGATGACAGCACACAATCAGAGGTTTCAGCCGCTGAATCGCAACAAGTGGAGAGTGCAGATAAGACAGAAGCTCCAGTAAAAAATACTGTTAAGAAAAAAACACGTTCTACAAATACTTCCAAAAAAGCAACTGTGCAAAAAAGCACTGGAAATTCAAGCTTCACAAAAGGCAGTTCCATGCCAAAGCTCTATGTATGA
- a CDS encoding DUF308 domain-containing protein: MDEIKNNRQLEQENRTDAPSETFREMKAEETGNSINTAVSHDYREETAAEIHAPVSLKRDYNHGDIDRQTALGTGAGASVLGWIALAISLISLFVLPVIFGAAAVVLGIMARRRGADSLGAWSIGIGAVSVIIGIFVLPFF, encoded by the coding sequence ATGGACGAAATCAAGAATAATCGTCAATTGGAACAGGAAAATAGGACGGATGCACCGAGTGAAACGTTTAGAGAAATGAAGGCAGAAGAAACAGGCAATTCAATCAATACTGCTGTTTCCCATGATTATCGTGAAGAGACTGCAGCTGAAATTCATGCACCTGTATCTTTAAAACGGGACTATAACCATGGTGATATAGATAGACAAACTGCACTGGGTACAGGGGCAGGAGCGAGTGTTTTGGGATGGATTGCATTAGCCATCTCCTTAATCTCATTGTTTGTACTGCCTGTCATTTTCGGAGCAGCAGCTGTTGTCTTGGGAATTATGGCTCGCAGAAGAGGGGCTGATTCATTGGGTGCCTGGAGCATTGGGATAGGAGCAGTATCTGTTATAATTGGAATTTTTGTGCTCCCTTTTTTCTAA